From the genome of Syntrophorhabdaceae bacterium, one region includes:
- a CDS encoding sigma-54 dependent transcriptional regulator, with the protein MKQTQILIVEDDVKMRTALREIMFKEGYSVETVETGEAALAKIGTTNYDLVITDLKLPGIDGMDILKAIRKSRPEISTIMITAYATVDTAVEAMKEGAEDYIAKPFNLDEIRIIVKKVLERKALVDDNKLLRSQLKKKYSYENVVGNSEGMIDVYKTIDRVKDSKATVLILGETGTGKELVARAIHYNSIRSEKPFLPVNCAALAESLLESELFGYVKGAFTGAARDKQGVFEVADGGTVFLDEIGDISARLQQVLLRVLENGEIQPVGATTRKKVDVRIVAATNKNLEEMIKAGSFREDLYYRLNVITLRLPPLRERREDIATLAGHFLRKYCTNNEKAITGLSKEVLRLLEQYAWPGNVRELENVIERATLLETTSEITQESLPEPIRTAIDKGLLAHDEDLQTLEEMGRAYIIKILGKVNGNKARASEILGINRTSLWRMIQRFKISE; encoded by the coding sequence GTGAAGCAAACACAAATCCTCATAGTGGAAGATGATGTGAAGATGAGAACAGCCTTGAGGGAAATCATGTTCAAGGAAGGGTACTCTGTGGAGACAGTGGAGACGGGGGAGGCGGCTCTCGCAAAAATTGGTACAACAAATTATGATCTTGTGATTACCGACCTCAAGCTTCCAGGCATCGATGGGATGGATATACTAAAAGCAATTAGAAAGTCAAGGCCTGAAATCAGCACCATCATGATAACGGCTTATGCGACAGTTGATACAGCGGTTGAAGCTATGAAGGAAGGAGCCGAAGACTATATTGCAAAGCCGTTCAATCTCGACGAAATAAGAATAATCGTAAAAAAAGTGCTCGAAAGAAAAGCCCTTGTCGATGATAACAAGCTCTTGCGAAGTCAACTAAAGAAAAAATACAGCTATGAAAACGTGGTAGGTAACAGCGAAGGCATGATCGATGTTTATAAGACTATAGATAGAGTCAAAGACTCAAAGGCAACCGTTCTTATCTTAGGAGAGACCGGTACCGGCAAGGAGCTTGTGGCAAGGGCCATTCACTATAATAGTATTCGCTCAGAGAAACCTTTTCTCCCTGTCAATTGCGCGGCCTTGGCTGAATCTCTTCTGGAAAGCGAGCTTTTTGGCTACGTGAAAGGCGCTTTCACCGGCGCCGCAAGGGATAAGCAGGGCGTCTTCGAAGTGGCTGATGGAGGCACAGTATTTCTTGATGAGATCGGGGACATAAGTGCTCGTCTCCAACAAGTTTTGCTCCGAGTGCTCGAAAATGGCGAGATACAGCCGGTAGGTGCAACAACCAGAAAAAAAGTTGACGTCAGGATTGTTGCGGCAACAAACAAAAACCTTGAAGAAATGATAAAAGCAGGTTCATTCAGAGAGGACCTGTATTACCGCCTGAATGTAATAACCCTGAGATTGCCCCCGCTCAGAGAGAGAAGAGAGGATATCGCGACTTTGGCAGGCCATTTTCTCCGGAAGTATTGCACAAATAACGAAAAGGCAATAACGGGATTATCAAAAGAGGTGCTCCGCCTGCTCGAGCAATATGCCTGGCCGGGGAACGTGCGAGAACTCGAAAACGTGATAGAACGGGCTACACTTCTCGAAACAACAAGCGAGATCACACAGGAAAGCTTGCCTGAGCCTATACGAACAGCTATCGACAAAGGCCTCTTGGCCCATGATGAAGACCTGCAGACATTAGAGGAAATGGGACGGGCCTATATCATTAAGATCCTTGGAAAGGTAAACGGCAACAAGGCAAGGGCCTCGGAAATCCTGGGCATCAATCGCACCTCCCTCTGGAGGATGATACAGAGGTTCAAGATTTCTGAATAA
- a CDS encoding ATP-binding protein, with protein MNFNFDKFRTKLIAIFVLISSIPLIIFAAVIYKKESQLVRNKALSHLDTIIAQNVLMIEGFRSERIRDLNLLAATMRDLGSETALNHFRLMQREYKLYKHFFVISAEGSVLFETGNLKILRKNLLDQEWFKSSKKGIPFMGVINLSELKKHDLLVTVPLASLNGRGMALLGATIDFQGIEHVMKDTSIGSTGEVYLINKDGVFLTTTRAGEGRAGDSMAPEIFTHYFTPAGSDEHVDYRGKKVVRVYKKIPGLDWFIIGEQDSEEIFSDIETLRKIFIGFVLLLIALIILTGYIISKRIANLLKSAYHQNKELEIQLIQKDKLASMGLLTAGIAHELNTPFASALLYTQMLKEDMKNSSPSYTEKLSFIEEEIKRGSRIIRSLLDFSKQSQTDSFITDVNEVLYKLLNISERFCFDRKINVKQSLEEGIPLVKGNASILYQVFMNIITNAVEAMDNGGTLTVVTRYIQALQKVTVEIQDTGPGIPEEYLGDIFDPFFTTKSLAEGTGLGLAISYSMVRKMGGNIRVTSFCQKKNDSPSLPTGTTFTIELVVQKNGYENNRE; from the coding sequence CGCCATATTCGTCCTTATATCGTCAATCCCTCTTATTATTTTCGCTGCCGTAATATACAAGAAGGAATCTCAATTGGTACGAAATAAGGCATTGTCTCATCTCGACACCATTATCGCGCAGAATGTTTTGATGATAGAAGGCTTCAGGTCCGAACGCATACGTGACCTCAATCTTTTGGCTGCCACTATGCGAGACCTCGGCAGTGAAACCGCGTTAAATCATTTTAGGCTTATGCAGAGAGAGTACAAACTCTATAAGCATTTCTTCGTGATCAGTGCAGAGGGATCTGTCCTTTTTGAAACAGGCAACCTTAAGATTTTGAGGAAAAATTTGCTCGATCAGGAATGGTTCAAGTCTTCAAAAAAAGGAATACCCTTTATGGGTGTCATAAATCTGTCTGAACTCAAAAAACATGACCTCCTTGTAACGGTACCGTTAGCATCCCTCAACGGGAGGGGCATGGCGTTGCTCGGTGCAACGATTGATTTTCAAGGCATCGAGCATGTCATGAAAGACACAAGCATTGGCAGTACGGGTGAAGTCTACCTTATCAACAAAGACGGCGTTTTCCTTACCACCACCAGAGCAGGTGAAGGCCGTGCCGGAGATAGCATGGCCCCTGAAATATTCACGCACTATTTCACGCCTGCCGGTTCCGATGAACATGTTGATTACAGGGGTAAAAAGGTTGTGCGGGTTTACAAAAAGATCCCCGGTCTTGACTGGTTTATTATTGGGGAACAGGATTCCGAAGAAATCTTCAGCGATATCGAGACTCTTCGTAAAATATTTATCGGCTTCGTGCTCCTCCTCATCGCGCTTATCATTCTGACTGGGTACATCATATCAAAAAGAATCGCCAACCTCCTAAAGTCTGCCTACCATCAAAATAAGGAACTAGAAATACAATTAATACAAAAAGACAAACTTGCCTCTATGGGACTTTTAACCGCCGGAATCGCTCACGAACTGAATACGCCTTTTGCCAGCGCCCTACTTTACACCCAGATGCTGAAAGAGGACATGAAGAACTCTTCACCTTCTTATACAGAGAAACTAAGCTTTATAGAAGAAGAAATAAAGAGGGGCAGCAGAATAATACGAAGCCTCCTTGATTTCTCTAAACAATCCCAGACCGATTCTTTCATAACCGATGTTAACGAGGTTCTCTATAAGCTTTTAAACATCTCTGAAAGATTCTGTTTTGACAGGAAAATCAACGTCAAACAGTCTTTAGAAGAAGGCATCCCTCTGGTTAAAGGCAATGCCAGCATTCTCTATCAGGTGTTTATGAATATTATTACAAACGCGGTAGAGGCCATGGATAACGGCGGGACCTTAACAGTTGTCACACGATACATACAGGCCCTGCAAAAAGTCACTGTCGAAATCCAGGATACCGGGCCGGGTATACCCGAAGAGTACCTTGGCGACATATTCGATCCTTTTTTTACCACAAAATCATTGGCTGAAGGCACAGGATTGGGGCTGGCGATCAGTTATTCGATGGTGAGAAAGATGGGCGGGAATATAAGGGTAACAAGTTTTTGTCAGAAAAAGAACGATAGCCCATCATTGCCCACAGGTACAACTTTTACCATTGAACTTGTTGTACAGAAAAACGGTTACGAAAATAATAGAGAATAG